CCGTCTCCAGGAATTCGCTTCCCTCTGCTTCCAGGCGATCCGCCTTGCGTCCCGCCGTAACCAGGCGCCGCAGCGCCTCCCGGGCAGGCATATCCAAGAGCAGGGTAAGATCGGGCTCCAAGCCTCCGGTGGCCAGGCGGTTGACCGCCTCTAACTCGGCCAGATCAAGACCCCGCCCGTAACCCTGGTAGGCAAGGGTGGACAGGGTGTAGCGGTCGCACACCACCACCCGGCCCTCCGCCAGGGCCGGGCGGATTACCTTAGCCACGTGCTCGGCCCGCGCCGCCGAGTACAGGAACAACTCGGCCGCCGGCGCCACCGTACCCAGGCGACGGCCGAGTACCACTTCCCTCAGCGCCTCTCCCAGTTCGGTTCCTCCCGGCTCGTGCGTTACCAGTACCCGTAACCCGCAGGCCCTGAGGTAAAGCCCCAACCGCTCGGTCTGGGTAGTCTTCCCGACGCCGTCTATCCCCTCCAGAGAAATAAGCCGCCCGGGAAGAGGCATGCGACCCTGCTCCCTATTCACCGACTACCGCTACCTCACCTTCATCCGTAAGGCCCTGAATGGCGTGCCCCCAAGCCTGCAACTCCCGGAGGTAG
This Clostridia bacterium DNA region includes the following protein-coding sequences:
- the tmk gene encoding dTMP kinase, with the translated sequence MPLPGRLISLEGIDGVGKTTQTERLGLYLRACGLRVLVTHEPGGTELGEALREVVLGRRLGTVAPAAELFLYSAARAEHVAKVIRPALAEGRVVVCDRYTLSTLAYQGYGRGLDLAELEAVNRLATGGLEPDLTLLLDMPAREALRRLVTAGRKADRLEAEGSEFLETVRRGYLTLARQFPERVAVIEALGPPDEVFVRVKNKVEAFLERKGWS